The following coding sequences lie in one Tichowtungia aerotolerans genomic window:
- the queA gene encoding tRNA preQ1(34) S-adenosylmethionine ribosyltransferase-isomerase QueA: protein MKVDLFDFDLPRQYIADHPASPRDSARLLDLTGDGFADRVMRDLPDCLQPGDLLIANNTKVIPARLDGLRDAVKIEATLHMRTGNDEWLAFAKPGKRLKVGQRVDFADGFWAEVAEKLDGGDIRFRFNCGGDELFQCLEKYGRMPLPPYIQRKLESTENATDRNDYQTLFAKEEGAVAAPTAGLHFTEKIFQGLEKSGVSFETVTLHVGAGTFLPVKVDDTEEHKMHSEWGTLSQKTVELINATRMAGGRIVAVGTTSLRLLESAAIAPGSIKPFTGETDIFITPGYQFKIVDLLLTNFHLPRSTLFMLVSAFAGRERMLAAYEHAKAESYRFYSYGDGCLLKRR, encoded by the coding sequence ATGAAAGTAGACCTTTTTGATTTTGATTTGCCCCGGCAGTACATCGCGGACCATCCGGCCAGCCCGCGCGATTCCGCGCGCCTGCTCGACCTGACCGGCGACGGCTTTGCCGACCGCGTCATGCGCGACCTGCCGGACTGCCTGCAGCCCGGCGACCTGCTGATCGCCAACAACACCAAGGTTATTCCCGCGCGGCTCGACGGCCTGCGCGACGCCGTAAAAATCGAGGCCACGCTCCATATGCGCACCGGCAACGACGAATGGCTCGCCTTCGCCAAGCCCGGCAAGCGCCTCAAGGTCGGCCAGCGCGTCGACTTTGCCGACGGGTTCTGGGCCGAAGTCGCCGAAAAGCTCGACGGCGGCGACATCCGCTTCCGCTTCAACTGCGGCGGAGATGAACTTTTCCAATGTTTGGAAAAATACGGACGCATGCCGTTGCCGCCCTACATTCAGCGCAAGTTGGAATCCACCGAAAACGCCACGGACCGCAATGATTACCAAACACTCTTCGCCAAAGAAGAGGGGGCAGTCGCCGCGCCGACCGCCGGACTTCATTTTACGGAGAAAATTTTCCAGGGTTTGGAAAAAAGCGGCGTGAGTTTTGAAACCGTTACGCTGCACGTCGGCGCCGGCACTTTCCTGCCGGTCAAAGTGGACGACACCGAAGAGCACAAAATGCATTCCGAGTGGGGGACGCTTTCGCAGAAAACCGTCGAGTTAATCAACGCGACCCGCATGGCGGGAGGCCGAATCGTCGCCGTCGGTACCACGTCACTGCGTCTGCTCGAAAGCGCCGCGATTGCGCCGGGAAGCATCAAACCCTTCACCGGAGAAACCGACATCTTCATTACGCCCGGCTACCAGTTCAAGATCGTGGATCTGCTGCTGACTAATTTCCATCTGCCGCGCTCAACCCTGTTCATGCTCGTCTCCGCCTTCGCCGGCCGCGAACGCATGCTTGCCGCCTACGAACACGCCAAGGCCGAAAGCTATCGCTTCTATTCCTATGGCGATGGTTGCCTGCTCAAGCGGCGCTGA
- a CDS encoding group II intron maturase-specific domain-containing protein: MVFFNVRNFLERRLKLTVNETKSKVASLDECTFLGFQIKHGRIRWSQKSEKEFKRRIKELTGRSWGVSMAYRLKKLRQYMRGWIGYFGISEYYQPIPLLDQWIRRRVRMCYWKMWKRPAKRFRELLKLNVNIRQIKMVG; the protein is encoded by the coding sequence ATGGTGTTTTTCAATGTTCGGAACTTTCTGGAACGCAGGCTGAAGCTGACGGTCAATGAGACCAAAAGCAAAGTCGCGTCTCTGGACGAATGCACATTCCTCGGGTTCCAGATCAAACATGGACGGATTCGATGGAGCCAAAAGTCCGAAAAGGAGTTCAAGCGGCGCATCAAGGAACTCACCGGCCGAAGCTGGGGTGTTTCGATGGCGTACCGACTGAAGAAACTGCGGCAGTATATGCGCGGCTGGATCGGATACTTCGGTATCAGCGAATACTACCAACCCATTCCACTGCTCGACCAATGGATACGCCGCCGCGTGCGGATGTGCTACTGGAAGATGTGGAAGCGACCTGCAAAGCGGTTCCGCGAACTGCTCAAGCTGAACGTTAATATTCGGCAGATCAAAATGGTCGGGTAG
- a CDS encoding IS256 family transposase — protein MDRDQKTTEDTTKKIIEIDDSAVRGHLQELVRGSVEETLNGLLDAEADTLCGAKRYERSPDRVDSRAGHYERGLETQAGSVKLKVPKLRSIPFETQIIERYRRRESSVEEALMEMYLAGVSVRRVEDITQALWGTRVSPGTVSNLNQKVYERIEKWRTRPIDGEYPYVYLDGICLKRSWGGEVKNVSVLVAIGVNAEGYREILGAAEGEKEDKAGWQAFLRDLKERGLKGVRLIVSDKCLGLVESVAEVYPSADWQRCVVHWYRNIFQNVPRQKVKAVAAMLKAIHAQEDREAALEKAQAVVEKLKGMKLNKAADHVQRTVDETLSYMSYPEEHWRRIRTNNPLERIMREIRRRTRVVGSFPDGQSALMLVAARLRHIAGTKWGTRRYLNMTRLYELEQLKKNAA, from the coding sequence ATGGATAGAGACCAAAAGACGACGGAAGATACCACGAAAAAGATCATCGAAATTGACGACTCGGCTGTGCGGGGACATCTGCAGGAGCTGGTGAGAGGCTCCGTTGAGGAGACGCTCAACGGCCTGCTGGATGCCGAAGCGGATACCCTGTGCGGAGCAAAACGCTATGAGCGAAGCCCGGATCGGGTGGATTCTCGTGCGGGCCATTACGAGCGTGGACTGGAGACACAAGCCGGCAGTGTGAAGCTCAAAGTACCCAAGCTTCGCAGCATTCCCTTTGAGACACAGATCATTGAACGCTATCGTCGTCGTGAAAGCTCCGTCGAAGAAGCGTTGATGGAGATGTATCTGGCCGGGGTGTCGGTTCGCCGTGTTGAAGATATTACGCAGGCACTGTGGGGCACGCGAGTCAGCCCGGGAACGGTCAGTAACCTGAACCAAAAAGTTTATGAACGCATCGAGAAGTGGCGGACACGCCCGATTGATGGCGAGTATCCGTACGTCTATCTCGACGGGATCTGCCTGAAGCGCAGCTGGGGCGGCGAAGTGAAGAACGTATCGGTTCTGGTCGCTATTGGAGTCAATGCGGAAGGCTATCGAGAGATTCTTGGTGCCGCCGAAGGCGAGAAGGAAGACAAGGCCGGATGGCAAGCATTCTTGCGCGATCTGAAGGAGCGGGGGCTCAAAGGGGTTCGCTTGATCGTCAGCGATAAATGCCTTGGGTTGGTGGAATCGGTCGCCGAGGTTTATCCATCCGCCGACTGGCAACGTTGCGTGGTTCACTGGTACCGCAACATCTTCCAGAATGTACCGCGCCAGAAAGTCAAAGCAGTCGCTGCCATGCTCAAAGCAATTCATGCCCAGGAAGACCGCGAAGCGGCCTTGGAAAAGGCTCAGGCAGTCGTAGAAAAGCTAAAAGGCATGAAGCTGAACAAAGCGGCCGATCACGTGCAACGAACCGTAGACGAAACACTGAGCTATATGAGCTATCCCGAGGAGCATTGGCGGCGCATCCGCACCAACAATCCGTTGGAGCGGATTATGCGCGAGATCCGGCGACGTACCCGCGTAGTCGGCAGCTTTCCTGACGGACAGTCCGCGCTGATGCTGGTCGCAGCTCGTCTACGCCACATCGCAGGCACCAAATGGGGGACGCGCCGCTACCTGAACATGACCCGACTCTACGAACTGGAACAACTCAAGAAGAATGCCGCATAG
- a CDS encoding integron integrase gives MTRKESVFWGRYADLVNKHGLSGYAAEWTVHRAQQFVYGLEGRKLRNVDATYLDQYLNVLGRNDSLQDWQMIQAINALKILLVDVVSLDWAVTYDWDARLSACRDLEPTHPTLAREAPLMRDVHRQEACALTPAAEAQLERIKEVVRTRAMSIRTEQTYVEWARRFVDYCGGTFPEGPAKVRDFLEYLALVRKVAPSTQSQALNALVFLYGQVLKVELGDLGEYRRPARKRRLPVVLSPGEVQLLLAAMSGRNKLMASLLYGAGMRLMECIRLRVQNIDFDNGYILVVDGKGGKDRRVPLPVKLVPELKAHLTAMKAQHDADLTAGFGEVFLPESLARKYPNASKEWIWQYVFPAARLSTDPRSGRRRRHHVSEKNLQKVVKSSAVKAGIPKRVTCHTLRHSFATHLLARGSDIRTVQELLGHADVSTTMIYTHVLNRSGVSGQSPLDTL, from the coding sequence ATGACGAGGAAAGAATCCGTATTTTGGGGTCGTTATGCTGATTTAGTGAATAAACACGGCCTTTCGGGATATGCGGCGGAATGGACGGTGCATCGTGCTCAGCAGTTTGTATATGGTCTTGAAGGGCGCAAATTGCGTAACGTAGATGCGACCTATCTCGATCAGTACCTGAATGTGTTAGGTCGCAATGACTCTCTGCAGGACTGGCAGATGATTCAGGCGATCAACGCATTAAAAATTCTACTGGTTGATGTAGTTAGTCTGGATTGGGCGGTGACGTACGACTGGGATGCGAGGCTGAGCGCCTGCCGCGATCTGGAGCCGACACATCCGACTCTGGCCAGAGAAGCACCACTGATGCGTGATGTTCATAGGCAGGAAGCGTGTGCATTGACTCCGGCGGCCGAGGCGCAGCTCGAACGAATCAAAGAGGTGGTTCGGACGCGTGCGATGTCGATTCGCACAGAGCAGACGTATGTGGAATGGGCGCGACGTTTTGTGGACTATTGCGGAGGGACTTTTCCTGAGGGACCGGCGAAAGTGCGGGATTTTCTGGAGTATCTGGCTCTTGTGCGCAAGGTCGCTCCGTCAACACAGTCCCAGGCGCTGAATGCACTGGTTTTCCTTTACGGTCAAGTGCTGAAGGTGGAGCTGGGTGATTTGGGGGAATATCGGCGTCCGGCCCGGAAACGGCGGCTGCCGGTGGTATTGTCGCCGGGTGAGGTGCAGTTGTTGCTGGCGGCTATGAGTGGGCGCAATAAATTAATGGCGTCTCTCCTTTACGGAGCCGGAATGCGTCTGATGGAATGTATTCGGTTGCGGGTACAGAATATTGATTTCGACAACGGATATATTCTTGTGGTTGACGGGAAGGGAGGAAAAGACCGGCGGGTTCCGTTGCCGGTAAAGCTGGTTCCTGAGTTGAAGGCGCATTTGACCGCGATGAAAGCGCAGCATGACGCGGACTTGACGGCAGGATTTGGAGAGGTCTTTCTTCCGGAAAGTTTGGCGCGGAAGTATCCAAATGCTTCAAAAGAGTGGATTTGGCAGTATGTTTTCCCGGCAGCCCGGCTCAGTACGGATCCGCGGAGCGGTCGGCGCAGGCGGCATCATGTCAGTGAGAAGAATTTACAGAAAGTGGTTAAGTCCAGTGCGGTTAAGGCGGGGATTCCCAAGCGGGTGACCTGTCACACGCTGCGTCACAGTTTTGCGACCCATTTGCTGGCTCGCGGCTCTGATATCCGTACGGTTCAGGAACTCCTGGGTCATGCGGATGTGTCGACTACAATGATTTACACCCATGTGCTGAATCGGTCCGGAGTTTCCGGGCAAAGCCCGCTCGATACGCTGTAG
- a CDS encoding OmpP1/FadL family transporter produces the protein MNKNLAIILSFLLSGAAAFGTEGINLIGIGPIQQGTAGAGVASAKDSTWLLLNPAGLTDLERGADASIQLFAPNRTINSTLSGGAGKQTDDSAFFIPSISTSFGCCHGDNGYLGIGIYGTSGMGVDYDYGRIGTPGAQTSFDRQTQLSIAKLTVTYAQKFDSGLSVGAGPIFVLSRFRTDMFNAAGVPQNNKWDTAVGAGFIFGVNQKVTDKLSIGGSYITEQFMTEFDTYNQLLDDSLNLPQQLTVGLAYDILSNVEVALDYRWIGWNKLDTLGDQFGWEDQNIVKAGLTWDLNDRLTLRGGISHGNSPIDSDAAFGNSLFPAIMETHLATGLSYRFDNFHIDLAYVHALKTEQTANGNDAGPLGPMAAGTTISMYQNSLTIGAGWDF, from the coding sequence ATGAATAAAAATCTGGCCATCATACTCTCATTCCTGCTGAGCGGCGCCGCCGCCTTCGGAACCGAGGGAATCAATTTAATCGGGATCGGTCCGATCCAGCAGGGAACAGCCGGCGCCGGGGTTGCCTCCGCCAAAGATTCCACCTGGCTGCTGCTCAACCCGGCCGGCCTCACCGATCTGGAACGCGGCGCCGATGCCTCGATCCAGTTATTTGCGCCAAACCGAACAATCAACTCAACCTTAAGCGGGGGAGCGGGTAAGCAAACCGACGATTCAGCATTTTTCATCCCTTCAATCAGCACCAGTTTCGGATGCTGCCACGGCGACAACGGCTACCTCGGAATCGGGATCTACGGAACCAGCGGCATGGGCGTGGACTACGATTACGGACGAATAGGTACGCCGGGGGCTCAGACGTCGTTTGACCGGCAGACTCAACTGTCGATTGCAAAACTCACCGTCACCTACGCCCAAAAATTCGATAGCGGCCTCAGCGTCGGTGCCGGACCGATCTTTGTGCTGTCCCGCTTCCGCACAGACATGTTTAATGCCGCCGGCGTTCCCCAGAACAACAAATGGGATACGGCCGTCGGAGCCGGATTCATTTTCGGAGTGAACCAGAAAGTTACCGACAAACTCTCGATCGGCGGAAGCTACATCACCGAGCAGTTCATGACCGAGTTCGACACCTACAACCAGCTGCTCGACGATTCCCTGAATCTGCCGCAACAGCTGACCGTGGGACTGGCCTATGACATTCTGTCCAATGTTGAAGTGGCTCTGGACTACCGCTGGATCGGCTGGAACAAACTCGACACGCTGGGCGACCAGTTTGGCTGGGAAGATCAGAACATTGTCAAAGCCGGACTCACCTGGGACCTCAACGACCGTCTCACCCTGCGCGGCGGGATTTCGCACGGCAACTCCCCCATCGATTCCGACGCGGCCTTCGGCAACTCGCTGTTCCCCGCCATCATGGAAACCCATCTGGCGACCGGACTTTCCTACCGGTTCGATAATTTCCATATCGATCTCGCCTATGTGCATGCTCTTAAAACCGAACAGACCGCCAACGGAAATGACGCAGGGCCATTGGGCCCGATGGCCGCAGGAACCACAATCAGCATGTATCAGAACAGCCTCACCATCGGTGCCGGCTGGGATTTCTAG
- a CDS encoding ArsR/SmtB family transcription factor, with protein MQEKERELAAEVLKAMAHPIRLGVIEQLADGERTCTELYQELGCSQSMLSQQLRTLCQYGLVSIRKEGATKYCALQNSDFLKLFDCMHRHLRTFLHFENEE; from the coding sequence ATGCAGGAAAAAGAACGGGAATTGGCGGCAGAGGTATTGAAAGCGATGGCACACCCCATTCGTCTGGGGGTGATTGAACAGCTGGCAGACGGGGAGAGAACCTGTACCGAGCTTTATCAGGAACTGGGATGCAGTCAGTCGATGCTTTCTCAGCAGCTGCGAACGCTCTGCCAGTATGGACTCGTGTCGATTCGGAAAGAGGGGGCCACAAAGTACTGTGCCCTTCAGAATTCCGATTTCCTGAAGCTGTTTGACTGTATGCATCGGCATTTAAGGACGTTTCTGCATTTTGAAAATGAGGAGTAA